GGGTCGAGGCGGGTGGCCCCATACAATGTCACCCCCCCTGCAGCGAGAGGGCGACGGTTCGATTGAAGCTGGTCAGCCCGGATTGCTAATTAATTAAATCGCTGCCTGGCTGTTAATTACCCAGCCTGGCCTCAGGCCCCTCTGCCCCACGCGGTGCCAACAGGGACGGGGCTGGGAGCCCCAAAGGGGACGGGGACAGCGGTGGCTttgtgtggggggggggctgtgggggctggCTCCTGCGTTCCCATTGATCCCCCCCAAGCCTCCTGACCGGGTTTGGGACGGTGGCTGTAGGGCTGGGATAGGGAAACCACCCCCCATGTCCCTGTTTGTGGGGTGGCTGtgctccctgtgccccccctgtccccatatccccatgtccccctgtccccatgtccccctgtccccccatccccatatttccccatccccatgtccccatcccaaTGTCCCCACGGaccccgtgtccccccctccccatatccccatccccgtgtccccccacccccatccccctgtccccatgtccccatgctCCCAGCCTGGCCGTGCACAGGattattcccccccccctttgggGTTTGTGGCTGCGCAGTGCCCGAATTTCCCCGCTCCCACCCCGCAGGACGCCCGCAGCCCAGTTTGGGCCCAGTTTGGGCCCAGTAGCCCCAGTGCAGAGCTGCGCAGGCGCTGGGAGCGCCtcggggagggagcgggggcGTGGGGGCCGCTTTTCCCAGCATTTTTGACATTCTTCAAGCCGGGGAAGGAACTCGCTTCCCCCTCGCCAATCCCACAcgctgtcccccagccccacggctgGCACCGGACCAGCCCCAGGACCCCCACCTCGAGCcaagacccccccccaaaaaaaaaaaaaaaaatccccgaCACCAGGGGCACCCCATGAAGGTGCCGGCTCCGATGGCTTTGGGGTGCGGGTGCCGCGATGGGGGGGGGATCCGTGGGGCTCAGCCCGGAGAGGGGGGGACACCGggtgctgccccctccccaatAACCTGTCCCCTACCCGCAGGTGCTGCGGGTGCCCTCCCGCGCCGGGGGGAGACCATGCggcccccccgcgcccccctggtcctgctgctgctgctggcagccgaGAGGTCGGCGCGTGGCACCTTCCCCGAGGAGCCCGGCCCCATCACCGTGGCCCCCGAGGACTGTGAGTGCCTGCTGGGGTCGCCCCCCCCCTGGCAGGgatgtggggagggggctcaggGCGTTGCGCAtcggggggggggacggggacacacGGCGCGGAGAGGGGTCGGGGATGGGGTGACGGTTTTGGGGTGCCCCTGTGGGTTGGGGAGcgtggttggttggttttggggATGGGGTGGCAGCGTGATGTCCTGTGTTGTGTgtctgtgtccccccccccctctctgtgacccccccccccagatgtGAAGCACTACGCCGTGTTCGTGGGCCACGGGGGGAGCCGCCTGGTCGGCCCCGAGGGCGCCGGCCCCGAGCGCCTCAACATCCAGCGCATCCTCAAGGTCAACAGGACCCTCTTCATCGGGGACAGGTGGGGAacgggatgggggggggggcacaaaccTTCCCTTGGGGGGGGCACCTggcacctccctgcagcccccccttTGCTCAGGAGGGACCCCGCTACCTGCCCCCGGCACCCAAAATCAGCCCCGGCCTCGTGCCCTGCGGGTTGGGCACCCCAATGGCAcggctttggggggggggctccgtgcTGTCCACAGagcctgcagcccccgggggtgtccccgagccccccaggGTGGTGAcacccccgtgtccccccccccagggacaACGTTTACCGCGTGAGCCTGGAGCCCGGCACGGGCAGCGAGCTGCGCTACCACCGGGTAAGCACTTTggggaattggggggggggggacaccagCAAGGGGGGGGGCTTCACCCTGACCCCCCCACTGGattttctcccccccccttcccgcAGAAGCTGACGTGGCAGTCGAACCAGCACGACATCAGCATCTGCAAGATGAAGGGGAAACACGAGGtacggggggggggtccctgccccatgcgccccccacccccctgcaCCCTCCCGCACCCCGTGCTGTGGGGGCACAGCTCCCGGCAtgtcccacccccccccccccccccccaccgcgGTGTCACCTCCCGGCTCCCTGCCACCCTTTGTGTCCGAGGTGATTTATTGGAGGCTTGGATAATTGGGTTTGTAATTAATTATTTCTGGCCCGCCGCTCGGAGcaggctcagctctgccacaaATCCAATCGCCAGGTCCCGTAAACGCCACGCGGGGCCCGAACCCTCAccgagggggctggggggggggtttttggggggggggagccccccggggctggtgccggggagggggggcgcGGAGGCTGAGGGCCCCCTCTCGGTGCAGGCAGAGTGCCGAAACTTCATCAAGGTGCTGCTGGTGCGGAACGAGAGCCTGCTCTTCGTGTGCGGCACCAACGCCTTCAACCCCGTCTGCGCCAACTACAGCGTgagtgtgtccccccccccggcgtCACCTGGGGTCATTCTGGGCCACCCGGGGTCACCTGGGGACACCTGGGGTCACCCAGAGCCACCTGGGGTCCCCCAGGGCCATACGGCAGGGAGGGCACACACGGACGTGCCCGAGGTTGTGAGCACGACGTGGGAGTCCTTGGGGGGCCACGTCCAGTTCTCGTGGGGGTGTCCTGCTCCCCGGGGTGGGGACACCGCCCGCCAGACCCTGCTGTCCTTGCACAGCCCCGTGGTGGCCCTATACATGGCCCTGCTCACAGCCCTTTGGTGGCCCTTTTATGGCCCCGTGGCCCTGCTCATGGCCCCATGGTGGCCCTATTCACGGCCCCATGGTCCTGCTCACGGCCCCATGGTGACCCCCCTCACGTCCCCGTCTCTCCCGCTGCAGATGGACACGCTGGAGCCCGTCGGGGACAACATCAGCGGCATGGCACGGTGCCCCTACGACCCCAAGCACGCCAACGTGGCCCTGTTCACCGGTCGGTCCCCCCTCCCCGCGTGCCGTCCCCCTCCCCGCGCCCACCCCCGAGTCCCACTCACGCCTCTGTCCCACCAGGGGGGATGCTCTTCACGGCCACGGTGACGGATTTCCTGGCCATCGACGCCGTCATCTACCGCAGCCTGGGGGACAGCCCGACCCTGCGCACCGTCAAGCACGACTCCAAGTGGTTCAAAGGTGGTTTTTGGGGCGCACGGCGCCCCGCGGCTCGGCGCGGCacccgtccccgtcccctctgGTCCCGTCCCGGAGCAGCCCTGACCCTGCTGTCCCCGCAGAGCCCTACTTCGTGCACGCCGTGGAGTGGAGGAGCCACGTCTACTTCTTCTTCCGCGAGATCGCCATGGAGTACAACTACCTGGAGAAGGTGGGAGAGGTCCCCGCGGTGACCccggggggcagctggggcGGGAACGGGGCCAAGGGGACCGTCCCCGGGGCCGGGTGCCAGGCGGTGACGGGCGTCCCTGGCAGGTGGTGGTGTCCCGAGTGGCTCGGGTGTGCAAGAACGACATGGGGGGGTCGCAGCGGGTGCTGGAGAAGCAGTGGACGTCCTTCCTCAAGGCCCGGCTCAACTGCTCCGTGCCGGGCGACTCGCACTTCTACTTCAACGTCATCCAGGCCGTGACCGACATCCTGGAGCTGGACGGGCGCCCCGTGGTGCTCGCCGTCTTCTCTACACCCACCAACAGGTcagccctgagccctgctgAGCCCCCCCGAGCTGGGCTGGGACCCCTCCGAGTGCCCCCCCCACAGGGACGAGGGGATGGCTCGGGGTGTTCACCCCGTGCCCGTGTCTCTGCAGCATCCCCGGCTCGGCCGTCTGCGCCTTCGACATGACCCAGGTGGCCGCCGTCTTCGAGGGACGATTCCGGGAGCAGAAATCCCCCGAGTCCATCTGGACGCCGGTGCCCGAGGACATGGTGCCGAAGCCGcggtgagtgagtgagtgagcgcagggatggggacgggaAAGGGAcgcggggacggggctggggacagggatggggacgggagTGGTGCTGAGGGCTGGTGCTggcggggacggggatggggatggggatggagaaggggatggggacggggacggggatggggatggggacggggatggggatggggatggggatggggcaggtGCCAGCCGTGCAGTGACGGCGCTGAGCCCCGGCGTGCCGTGGCGGCAGGCCCGGGTGCTGTGCGGCCCCGGGGATGCGCTACAACTCCTCCAGCACCTTCCCCGATGAGATCCTCACCTTCGTCAAGACGCACCCGCTGATGGACGAGGCGGTGCCGTCCCTGGGCAACGTGCCCTGGATCGTCCGCACCATGAGCCGGTGAGCTCCCGGCGGCAGGATCGGGCCCGGGGAGGCTCAAGAGGGGGGGTCCCCCGGGGGTGTCCGTGCACGTGTGGGGTGCTCACAGCCGTGTCCACGTGCACGGCTCACGCTGGTGCACGGGAGCCGCCGGCGCTGCCCTCGCGCACGCGCGGAGAGGCGCAGGGGCGCGTGCCAGCGGCGGGCGAGCACCAGGAGACCTGATAAATCTCATAAACTTTGCAGTTGAGATCGTCTCATCCTAATTAAATCTACCTTAATTGCTGCTTGACGGGGAATTAATCACGCGGTGCTCGCGggctcgctggcagggcaggcagggtgtgcacggggctgggggcaggcagtggggctggggacaggctggggtCCCGTGAGGGGTCACGGGGGGGATCCCAGGTGGGATTTGGGCTGGAGACCCACTGAGATTGGCAGGGGGGGGGATCCAGGCAGGATCCTGAGTGGGTTTGGCTGGGATCTGAGCCAGGATCTGGATGGGATCTGCTCTGGGTCTGCCTGGTTCCTGCGCAGGATCCGGGCCAGGTCTGGCTGGGATCTGGACCAGTTCCATTTGGGACCTCCATTGCCCCCCATGCTCCCTGGTGGCTCCCGCTGGGGGCTGGCTGCAATCTgtccatcccccccccccgggggtcccagctcccaccctgcctcagtttcccctcccGCGGGCTCCCCAGCGCCTCGCTCGGCTCACACCGCAGGTACCAGCTCCGCAGGATCGTGGTGGACACCGCGGCGGGGCCGTGGGGCAACCACACCGTGGTGTTCCTGGGCTCCAGCACGGGCACCGTCCTCAAGTTCCTCATCCACCCCAACGCCacccgcagccccgcgcccgCGCCCCCCGGCAGCCAGAGCGTCTTCCTGGAGGAGTTTGAGACCTACCAGCCGGGGAGGTACGGGGGGTGGgcggacggacggacggacgggtGGAGGgagggacagacggacggacggatggaTGGGTGagtgggtggatggatggatggatggatggatggatggatggatggatggatggatggatggatggatggatgggtaAGTGGGTGGATGAAAGGGTGGgcggatggatggatggacggacggacagacagacagatggaagGGTGGATGGGTGagtgggtggatggatggatggatggacagacggATGGATGGAagggtgggtgggtggatgAGTGAATGGATGAGTGGATGGAAGGGTGGGTGGACGAATGGAAGGGTGGGTGGATGGCCAAATAGGtggacggacggacggatggatggatggattgATGGAAGGGTGGGTGGATGGACAGATGGACGGGTGGTTGAATGAATGGGTGAGTGGATGGGTGAGaatgatggatggatggatggatgggtgggtgggtgggtgggtaaGGTGGACAGAGGGTGGTCGGATGGATGGGTGGGTGGGCGGGCTGATGGGGTGCTTGGATGG
This genomic interval from Aythya fuligula isolate bAytFul2 chromosome 26, bAytFul2.pri, whole genome shotgun sequence contains the following:
- the SEMA6B gene encoding semaphorin-6B gives rise to the protein MRPPRAPLVLLLLLAAERSARGTFPEEPGPITVAPEDYVKHYAVFVGHGGSRLVGPEGAGPERLNIQRILKVNRTLFIGDRDNVYRVSLEPGTGSELRYHRKLTWQSNQHDISICKMKGKHEAECRNFIKVLLVRNESLLFVCGTNAFNPVCANYSMDTLEPVGDNISGMARCPYDPKHANVALFTGGMLFTATVTDFLAIDAVIYRSLGDSPTLRTVKHDSKWFKEPYFVHAVEWRSHVYFFFREIAMEYNYLEKVVVSRVARVCKNDMGGSQRVLEKQWTSFLKARLNCSVPGDSHFYFNVIQAVTDILELDGRPVVLAVFSTPTNSIPGSAVCAFDMTQVAAVFEGRFREQKSPESIWTPVPEDMVPKPRPGCCAAPGMRYNSSSTFPDEILTFVKTHPLMDEAVPSLGNVPWIVRTMSRYQLRRIVVDTAAGPWGNHTVVFLGSSTGTVLKFLIHPNATRSPAPAPPGSQSVFLEEFETYQPGRCGRDTEDERRLLGLELDKAAGSLLLAFPPCVARVPVARCQQHSGCMKNCLGSRDPYCGWTPEGSCIFLEPSPRTAFEQDIAGGSTSHLGECEGLVTESFVDEPDGLVSVNLLVISSVAAFVIGAVISGFSVCWFIGHRDRKELARRKDKETILAHSESVVSVSRLGERRARAGQPGALLAPLMPNGWPKELGKASQHDLDSGVLPTPEQTPLQQKRCPGTLQNCTWEQSHNIINAALRDPGTAATAAAAAAGRLHAGPGRSARGMPLSCHAILVDQELEAELSDSSGDGHWGRDPPEGPRARQHPATGARRPPRSSYGDFAGTPRPSPDRRRVVSAPGGDGGDFAEGPPWHPEQLNFNANNGTGRPGAHLKRNHTFNSGEAPAGGYGRHGTAPRAHGAGPPRALTDLHHLLRYGVERTPSGK